The DNA region ATCGGCATGCATTGCCGCCTGCTCGGGCGCCCTGGGCGTTTTCGCGCGCTGCAGCGTTTTCTCGACCATATCGAACAGCACGATCGCGTGTGGGTGACGCGGCGCGTCGATATCGCGCGCCACTGGCGCGAACATCACCCTTACCAGCAAAACAACCGCGGGCCAGCGGCATGAAGGCGATGCAATACACTCTGGATCAACTCAACAGCACCTCGACCGACGCATTCGTGGCAACGCTGTCGGGCATTTTCGAGCACTCGCCGTGGGTCGCGGAAATCGCCGCGCAGCAACGGCCTTTCGCCAGCGTCGACGAGTTGCATCGCAAGATGTCGAGCATCGTCGAAACGGCCGGCGAAGAGAAGCAACTGGCGTTGATCAACGCTCACCCGGAACTCGCCGGCAAGGCCGCGGTGCGCGGCGAACTGACGGCCGAGTCCACGCGTGAGCAGAGCGGCGCCGGCCTCGCGCAATGCACGCAGGCAGAGTTCGACAAGCTGCTCGCGCTGAACGCCGCTTATCGCGAGAAGTTCGGCTTTCCGTTCATCCTCGCCGTGCGCGGGTATGACCGTCACGGCATCATCGCGAACTTCGAGGCGCGCGTGAACAATAGCCGCGCCGAAGAGCTGCGCGCGAGTCTCGATCAGATCTACCGCATCGCACGTTTCAGGCTCGACGATCTGATCGACGCGTGAGGTTCAACCACGCGTCGCGGACCTCGAGCCGAAACGTTTTTTCAGCACTGGCAAATTTCAAGGAAGACAAAAATGGCACTCCCGATTCTCGACCCCAACGCACCGGAATTCACGCGCCGCTATGTGAACCTGGCGGACCCGCGTCTGGGCGCGCAGGCGCTCGAGGCCAGCGACGACTTCTTCGCACCGAAGGAGCGCATGCTGAATCCGGAGCCGGCCGTTTTCATTCCGGGCAAGTACGACGACAACGGCAAGTGGATGGACGGCTGGGAAACGCGCCGCAAGCGCGCGACCGGCTATGACTGGTGCCTGGTGAAGCTGGCGCGTCCGGGCGTGATCAAGGGGCTGGATCTCGACACCAGCCACTTCACGGGCAATTTCCCGCCGGCGGCGTCGGTGGAAGCCGCGCGCGTGGTGGACGGCGCACCGAACCAGTCGACGCAATGGACCGAAATCGTGCCGTCGACCACGTTGCAAGGCAATAGCCATCACTATCACGAAGTCAGCGACGCGAACGCGTATACGCATCTGCGCGTGAACATCTATCCGGACGGCGGGATCGCGCGTCTGCGCGTGTATGGTCAACCGCAGGTCGACTGGGCCGGCGCGAGCCGCACTGAGCAGTTCGATCTGGCCGCAATGGAAAACGGCGCCTATCTGGTCGCGGCGAACAACCAGCACTTCGGCGCAGCATCGACGATCCTGATGCCGGGCCGTGGCGTGAACATGGGTGACGG from Paraburkholderia aromaticivorans includes:
- the uraD gene encoding 2-oxo-4-hydroxy-4-carboxy-5-ureidoimidazoline decarboxylase; translation: MKAMQYTLDQLNSTSTDAFVATLSGIFEHSPWVAEIAAQQRPFASVDELHRKMSSIVETAGEEKQLALINAHPELAGKAAVRGELTAESTREQSGAGLAQCTQAEFDKLLALNAAYREKFGFPFILAVRGYDRHGIIANFEARVNNSRAEELRASLDQIYRIARFRLDDLIDA
- the alc gene encoding allantoicase encodes the protein MALPILDPNAPEFTRRYVNLADPRLGAQALEASDDFFAPKERMLNPEPAVFIPGKYDDNGKWMDGWETRRKRATGYDWCLVKLARPGVIKGLDLDTSHFTGNFPPAASVEAARVVDGAPNQSTQWTEIVPSTTLQGNSHHYHEVSDANAYTHLRVNIYPDGGIARLRVYGQPQVDWAGASRTEQFDLAAMENGAYLVAANNQHFGAASTILMPGRGVNMGDGWETRRRREPGNDWAIVALAQPGVIRKIEVDTAHFKGNFPDRCSIQAAYVTGGTDSSLITQAMFWPVLLGEQKLKMDNQHYFESEIAALGPVTHVRFNIIPDGGVSRLRLWGTLAS